The following are encoded together in the Ranitomeya imitator isolate aRanImi1 chromosome 4, aRanImi1.pri, whole genome shotgun sequence genome:
- the PCNA gene encoding proliferating cell nuclear antigen gives MFEARLVQGSILKKVLEALKDLIDEACWDITSSGISLQSMDSSHVSLVQLTLRSDGFDTYRCDRNQSIGVKMSSMSKILKCAASEDIITLRAEDNADTVTMVFESPNQEKVSDYEMKLMDLDVEQLGIPEQEYSCVIKMPSGEFARICRDLSQIGDAVVISCAKDGVKFSASGELGTGNVKLSQTSNVDKEEEAVTIEMNEPVQLTFALRYLNFFTKATPLSPTVTLSMSADIPLVVEYKIADMGHVKYYLAPKIEDEEAS, from the exons ATGTTTGAGGCCAGGCTAGTGCAGGGCAGCATCCTGAAGAAGGTTCTGGAGGCGCTGAAGGATCTGATCGATGAGGCGTGCTGGGACATCACGTCCAGCGGCATCAGCCTGCAGAGCATGGACTCGTCGCACGTCTCCCTGGTGCAGCTCACCCTCCGCTCCGACGGATTTGACACCTATCGATGCGACCGAAACCAATCCATCGGCGTCAAGATGAGCAG TATGTCAAAAATCTTGAAGTGTGCAGCGAGTGAAGACATAATTACTCTAAGAGCCGAGGACAATGCCGATACAGTCACAATGGTGTTTGAATCCCCAA ATCAAGAAAAGGTTTCGGACTATGAGATGAAGCTGATGGATCTGGATGTTGAGCAGTTAGGAATTCCA GAGCAGGAGTATAGTTGTGTTATAAAGATGCCATCTGGGGAGTTTGCACGTATTTGTAGAGATCTTAGCCAGATTGGAGATGCTGTTGTGATTTCATGTGCGAAAGATGGAGTCAAATTCTCCGCAAGTGGTGAACTTGGAACAGGAAATGTCAAGCTGTCACAGACCTCAAATGTAGATAAAGAGGAGGAAGCC GTTACAATAGAAATGAATGAGCCAGTCCAGCTTACATTTGCTTTGAGATATCTAAATTTCTTCACCAAAGCCACCCCCCTGTCCCCAACAGTGACCCTCAGCATGTCAGCGGATATCCCACTAG TGGTGGAATACAAAATTGCAGATATGGGGCATGTGAAATACTACCTGGCTCCAAAGATTGAGGATGAAGAAGCTTCTTAA